A window from Erythrolamprus reginae isolate rEryReg1 chromosome 9, rEryReg1.hap1, whole genome shotgun sequence encodes these proteins:
- the LOC139172335 gene encoding cytochrome P450 3A29-like isoform X2, giving the protein MVILDPALIKTIMVKEFYTYFTNRRDFGLNGSLDTALTVVVDEQWKRIRNALSPTFTSGRLKEMMPIINHYNEILEKNIQKKLENEETVDMKLIFSAYSLDVVTSCSFSVNIDSLNHPNDPLVVHMKDILGFSFYSPVIILAVLFPFFIPVLEKLNFSMFTKSSIDFFLEVFRKIKEGRQKKDHTNRVDFLQLMMDAQAAASGDPNSEKALTDKEILAQSIVFIFGGYETIGTSLSFTSYCLATHPDVQEKLYQEINDTFPNQTPPTYDALQKMEYLDMVVNETFRLYPPGNRLERACKKTVEIHGVTIPEGTVVVIPTFLLHRIPEYWPEPKEYRPERFSKENKESRDPYVFLPFGAGPRNCIAMRFALLVLKMGLVVALQRFRFQTCKETPIPLELDDKIFLKTKKPIILKLVPRVVVKHGE; this is encoded by the exons ATGGTCATTTTGGATCCTGCCCTCATTAAAACCATCATGGTCAAAGAATTCTATACTTATTTCACCAATCGCCGG GACTTTGGTCTGAATGGAAGTCTGGACACAGCTTTAACTGTCGTGGTCGATGAACAGTGGAAGAGGATTCGCAATGCCTTGTCCCCCACTTTCACCAGTGGGAGGCTGAAGGAG ATGATGCCCATCATCAACCATTATAACGAAATCTTGGAGAAGAACATTCAGAAGAAATTGGAGAATGAGGAAACCGTAGATATGAAGCT GATCTTTTCAGCCTACAGCTTGGATGTGGTAACCAGCTGCTCCTTCAGTGTCAACATTGATTCCCTCAATCATCCCAATGATCCACTTGTTGTGCACATGAAGGACATCCTCGGATTTAGCTTCTATAGCCCTGTTATAATCTTGGCTG TCCTTTTCCCATTCTTTATCCCAGTGTTGGAAAAGCTCAACTTTAGCATGTTCACCAAGTCTTCCATAGATTTCTTCCTGGAGGTCTTCAGAAAAATCAAAGAAGGTCGACAAAAGAAGGACCACACG AACCGAGTTGATTTTCTTCAGCTCATGATGGACGCTCAAGCTGCAGCCTCTGGGGACCCAAATTCAGAGAAAG CTTTAACTGACAAAGAGATTTTGGCCCAgtcaattgtttttatttttggtgGCTATGAGACCATCGGTACCTCTCTCAGCTTCACGTCTTACTGTCTGGCCACTCACCCCGATGTCCAAGAGAAATTGTACCAAGAGATCAATGATACTTTTCCCAATCAG ACCCCTCCCACCTATGATGCACTCCAAAAAATGGAATATCTAGATATGGTGGTGAATGAAACTTTCCGCCTTTACCCTCCGGGGAACCGACTCGAGAGAGCCTGCAAAAAGACTGTGGAAATCCATGGAGTGACCATCCCAGAAGGGACCGTGGTTGTAATTCCCACTTTTCTCCTACATCGGATCCCCGAATATTGGCCTGAGCCCAAAGAGTACAGACCTGAGAG GTTTAGCAAAGAGAACAAAGAGAGCCGTGACCCGtatgtcttcctccctttcgGAGCCGGTCCGAGGAATTGCATCGCGATGCGTTTCGCCCTCCTGGTGCTGAAAATGGGCCTGGTGGTGGCACTGCAAAGGTTTCGCTTTCAAACCTGCAAGGAAACACCG ATCCCCCTGGAGTTGGATGATAAAATATTCCTCAAGACGAAGAAGCCCATCATATTGAAGTTGGTACCCAGAGTTGTTGTGAAACATGGGGAGTAG
- the LOC139172335 gene encoding cytochrome P450 3A29-like isoform X1, with protein MGDPVLGWALETWALALLLLGLLVLYGIWPYNVFKKLGIPGPRPLPFIGTFHGYRNGVLNYDQRCFEKYGKIWGIFDGRQPVMVILDPALIKTIMVKEFYTYFTNRRDFGLNGSLDTALTVVVDEQWKRIRNALSPTFTSGRLKEMMPIINHYNEILEKNIQKKLENEETVDMKLIFSAYSLDVVTSCSFSVNIDSLNHPNDPLVVHMKDILGFSFYSPVIILAVLFPFFIPVLEKLNFSMFTKSSIDFFLEVFRKIKEGRQKKDHTNRVDFLQLMMDAQAAASGDPNSEKALTDKEILAQSIVFIFGGYETIGTSLSFTSYCLATHPDVQEKLYQEINDTFPNQTPPTYDALQKMEYLDMVVNETFRLYPPGNRLERACKKTVEIHGVTIPEGTVVVIPTFLLHRIPEYWPEPKEYRPERFSKENKESRDPYVFLPFGAGPRNCIAMRFALLVLKMGLVVALQRFRFQTCKETPIPLELDDKIFLKTKKPIILKLVPRVVVKHGE; from the exons ATGGGAGACCCGGTCCTCGGCTGGGCGCTGGAAACCTGGGCGCTCGCCCTGCTCCTCCTGGGCCTGCTGGTGCT tTATGGGATCTGGCCGTATAATGTGTTTAAAAAGTTGGGAATCCCTGGTCCAAGACCTCTGCCTTTTATCGGAACTTTCCACGGATATCGGAAT GGTGTTTTGAACTATGACCAAAGATGCTTTGAGAAATACGGCAAGATCTGGGG AATATTTGATGGCCGGCAACCTGTGATGGTCATTTTGGATCCTGCCCTCATTAAAACCATCATGGTCAAAGAATTCTATACTTATTTCACCAATCGCCGG GACTTTGGTCTGAATGGAAGTCTGGACACAGCTTTAACTGTCGTGGTCGATGAACAGTGGAAGAGGATTCGCAATGCCTTGTCCCCCACTTTCACCAGTGGGAGGCTGAAGGAG ATGATGCCCATCATCAACCATTATAACGAAATCTTGGAGAAGAACATTCAGAAGAAATTGGAGAATGAGGAAACCGTAGATATGAAGCT GATCTTTTCAGCCTACAGCTTGGATGTGGTAACCAGCTGCTCCTTCAGTGTCAACATTGATTCCCTCAATCATCCCAATGATCCACTTGTTGTGCACATGAAGGACATCCTCGGATTTAGCTTCTATAGCCCTGTTATAATCTTGGCTG TCCTTTTCCCATTCTTTATCCCAGTGTTGGAAAAGCTCAACTTTAGCATGTTCACCAAGTCTTCCATAGATTTCTTCCTGGAGGTCTTCAGAAAAATCAAAGAAGGTCGACAAAAGAAGGACCACACG AACCGAGTTGATTTTCTTCAGCTCATGATGGACGCTCAAGCTGCAGCCTCTGGGGACCCAAATTCAGAGAAAG CTTTAACTGACAAAGAGATTTTGGCCCAgtcaattgtttttatttttggtgGCTATGAGACCATCGGTACCTCTCTCAGCTTCACGTCTTACTGTCTGGCCACTCACCCCGATGTCCAAGAGAAATTGTACCAAGAGATCAATGATACTTTTCCCAATCAG ACCCCTCCCACCTATGATGCACTCCAAAAAATGGAATATCTAGATATGGTGGTGAATGAAACTTTCCGCCTTTACCCTCCGGGGAACCGACTCGAGAGAGCCTGCAAAAAGACTGTGGAAATCCATGGAGTGACCATCCCAGAAGGGACCGTGGTTGTAATTCCCACTTTTCTCCTACATCGGATCCCCGAATATTGGCCTGAGCCCAAAGAGTACAGACCTGAGAG GTTTAGCAAAGAGAACAAAGAGAGCCGTGACCCGtatgtcttcctccctttcgGAGCCGGTCCGAGGAATTGCATCGCGATGCGTTTCGCCCTCCTGGTGCTGAAAATGGGCCTGGTGGTGGCACTGCAAAGGTTTCGCTTTCAAACCTGCAAGGAAACACCG ATCCCCCTGGAGTTGGATGATAAAATATTCCTCAAGACGAAGAAGCCCATCATATTGAAGTTGGTACCCAGAGTTGTTGTGAAACATGGGGAGTAG